In Mycobacterium stomatepiae, the following are encoded in one genomic region:
- a CDS encoding diflavin oxidoreductase translates to MTSQPELSLVVGYGSDMGNAEDAAMTFAEAVEESLGIGATAIELNQVEPADLQSATHFVVVCSTWGEGEFPDNASLFWEAISAEGAERLEHLRFAVLALGDTGYEQFCNAGRLLDAQLEALGGIRLMDRVDVDGVYVAEAEAWTNDLVKLLMAGRTDPAPAVVVSAEQVRPSDNAEQARRDRSHPLFDARIVVNRLLTTAESDKEVRHYEVDLFGSGIVYNTGDSIAVHASNDPILVDAILSELGVGADHAVVGYDERLGALLTDHLEIRTPSRALQTLVASRMRDAAAASVLGTEAVVGPGSWWCGKDVLDLIRLGELTIDDVVDTLRPLQSRDYSIASSPLVHPDHVHLTVASVRYTVGDRRHGGVASTFLADRGDTVRVHLRPNHSFRLPAADVPIIMVGPGTGIAPFRGFLQERQAVGASGRSWLFFGDRRRHCDFLYGDELAAFVSSGTLTRLDCAFSRDGAAGDPKQYVQQRMWENSAEIYSWLQDGASIYVCGDAERMAKDVDAALRGIVASRGGMDDTAAHAYVNELMKNHRYLRDVY, encoded by the coding sequence ATGACTTCTCAACCAGAACTCTCGCTGGTTGTGGGCTACGGCAGTGACATGGGTAATGCCGAGGATGCCGCCATGACGTTCGCCGAAGCGGTCGAGGAGTCCCTCGGCATCGGCGCCACCGCAATCGAACTCAACCAAGTCGAGCCGGCCGACCTGCAATCGGCGACCCACTTCGTTGTCGTGTGTTCGACATGGGGCGAGGGCGAGTTCCCGGACAACGCCTCCTTGTTCTGGGAGGCGATCAGCGCCGAGGGTGCCGAGCGGCTCGAACACTTGAGGTTCGCGGTGCTTGCCCTCGGCGACACCGGATACGAGCAGTTCTGCAATGCCGGGCGGCTCCTCGACGCGCAACTGGAAGCGCTGGGCGGTATCCGTCTGATGGACCGAGTCGATGTCGACGGTGTCTATGTCGCCGAGGCCGAGGCCTGGACGAACGATCTCGTCAAGCTGCTGATGGCCGGTCGCACCGATCCTGCCCCCGCGGTTGTCGTCAGCGCGGAGCAAGTGCGCCCGTCCGACAACGCCGAACAGGCTCGCCGCGACCGCAGTCACCCTCTCTTCGATGCGCGCATCGTGGTCAACCGGCTGCTCACCACGGCCGAGTCCGACAAGGAGGTCCGCCACTACGAGGTGGACCTCTTCGGTTCTGGGATCGTTTACAACACAGGTGATTCCATCGCAGTTCATGCCAGCAACGATCCGATCCTCGTCGACGCGATCCTTAGCGAACTCGGCGTGGGTGCCGACCACGCCGTGGTCGGCTATGACGAGCGGCTGGGCGCGTTGCTCACCGATCACCTGGAGATCCGGACACCGTCGCGAGCGCTGCAGACATTGGTCGCCTCCCGAATGCGGGACGCCGCCGCGGCGAGTGTGCTGGGTACCGAAGCCGTTGTCGGGCCGGGCTCTTGGTGGTGCGGCAAGGACGTGCTCGACCTGATCAGGCTGGGCGAGCTGACCATCGACGACGTCGTCGACACCCTGCGTCCGCTTCAGTCCCGCGACTATTCGATCGCGTCGAGTCCGCTGGTGCATCCCGACCATGTGCACCTGACGGTGGCGTCGGTGCGCTACACGGTCGGGGATCGCCGGCACGGCGGCGTAGCCTCGACGTTCCTGGCCGACCGCGGTGACACGGTACGGGTTCACCTGCGGCCCAACCATTCCTTTCGGCTCCCCGCGGCCGACGTGCCGATCATCATGGTCGGTCCGGGGACCGGCATCGCACCGTTTCGCGGCTTCCTGCAGGAACGACAGGCCGTCGGCGCGTCCGGTCGATCGTGGTTGTTCTTCGGGGACCGGCGGCGCCACTGCGATTTCCTCTACGGCGACGAGCTCGCCGCATTCGTCTCCTCCGGCACGCTAACCCGGCTCGACTGCGCGTTCTCCCGCGACGGGGCGGCGGGCGATCCGAAACAGTATGTCCAGCAACGTATGTGGGAGAACTCGGCTGAGATCTACAGCTGGCTGCAAGATGGCGCCTCTATCTACGTGTGCGGCGACGCCGAACGAATGGCCAAGGATGTCGACGCGGCACTGCGTGGCATCGTGGCCAGCCGCGGCGGGATGGATGACACCGCCGCGCATGCGTATGTCAACGAGCTGATGAAGAACCATCGCTATCTGCGCGACGTTTACTGA
- a CDS encoding TetR/AcrR family transcriptional regulator encodes MSTPASTRERLVGEAMRLFSAKGFDATSVSQIEAAAGLAPGSGALYHHFKSKEELLNAGIDRQLDRRRAMRDIRALFAGLGDMHAELTVLGRYLLSVIDEEIELLQIAARTSAGRSDRLDTAYAALVDTLNAELAEWITAWAPVITPEQAKVLATLGVNGVLGTRLATSLFHQPEAAVPDDHYLVEWTEVLAARIQALSDD; translated from the coding sequence ATGTCGACACCCGCATCAACACGGGAACGGCTGGTCGGCGAGGCAATGCGGCTGTTCAGTGCCAAGGGCTTCGATGCGACCAGCGTCTCACAGATCGAAGCTGCCGCCGGTCTGGCACCCGGCTCGGGAGCCCTCTATCACCACTTCAAATCCAAAGAGGAGCTTCTCAACGCGGGCATTGATCGCCAACTGGATCGCCGCCGTGCCATGCGCGACATCCGCGCGCTCTTCGCGGGCCTGGGTGACATGCATGCGGAGTTGACCGTCTTGGGCAGGTATCTGCTCTCGGTGATCGACGAAGAAATCGAACTCCTGCAGATCGCCGCGCGCACCTCCGCGGGTCGTTCCGACCGCCTCGACACCGCCTATGCCGCACTCGTCGATACACTCAATGCCGAACTGGCAGAGTGGATTACGGCCTGGGCGCCCGTGATAACGCCAGAACAAGCCAAGGTCTTGGCCACGCTCGGCGTCAACGGTGTACTCGGGACCCGGTTGGCCACCAGCCTGTTTCATCAGCCCGAGGCGGCAGTGCCCGACGATCACTACCTCGTCGAGTGGACCGAGGTCCTGGCCGCCCGCATTCAGGCACTCAGCGACGACTGA
- a CDS encoding ABC1 kinase family protein has product MPRQHSPLPQGRIRRTMPLVGFAARAAGGRLVAGLRRRAGEDDAVERFHERAAERYTELLGHSKGVMMKLGQGMSMIDTRALGTAEFWPYQKAMRRLQADAPPMHPDLVREVLTAELGSAVDQFAEFTDEPIAAASIGQVHHAVLRDGRRVAVKIQYPGVAQAIREDLANTELLTTFFRFMTSALGMKPDFRSVAREAAARISEEVDYRNEAAMITMFSDLYRGHPFIRVPDVIAEVSSDRVLTMTYLDGMDWPQAQQADQDLKNVWAEVIVRFSQGSFRHANLMHADPHPGNYRFGDDGTAGFLDFGCVKVLTERKRWLLVAMNRAVIERRKDDYRDLMVQAGFLAADSDLTADELYQWQSEMLRESITEHQPATYTPEATGRTIRGLFGIRSADHPMARMNAPDDFVFAGRVLLALCGVLVGLTATGPARSIIDDMDGVAKPITELGKLHHAWVRERRLPSALGRHDHP; this is encoded by the coding sequence ATGCCGCGTCAGCACAGCCCGCTACCGCAGGGCCGAATCCGCCGCACCATGCCGTTGGTCGGCTTCGCCGCGAGGGCGGCCGGGGGCCGACTCGTCGCGGGACTGCGCCGGCGAGCGGGCGAAGACGACGCGGTCGAGCGCTTCCACGAGCGCGCTGCCGAGCGTTACACCGAACTGCTGGGGCACTCCAAGGGTGTCATGATGAAGCTCGGTCAGGGCATGTCGATGATCGACACGCGCGCGTTGGGCACCGCCGAATTTTGGCCCTATCAGAAGGCGATGCGCCGGCTGCAGGCCGACGCCCCGCCAATGCATCCTGATCTGGTTCGAGAGGTTCTCACCGCCGAACTCGGTTCGGCAGTTGACCAGTTCGCCGAATTCACCGACGAGCCAATCGCCGCCGCGTCGATCGGGCAGGTGCATCATGCCGTCCTGCGCGACGGTCGCCGGGTCGCCGTCAAGATTCAGTATCCCGGTGTGGCCCAAGCTATTCGCGAGGACCTGGCCAATACCGAGTTGCTGACGACGTTTTTTCGCTTCATGACGTCGGCGTTGGGCATGAAGCCGGATTTTCGGTCGGTGGCGCGTGAGGCGGCGGCCCGGATCTCCGAAGAGGTGGACTATCGGAACGAGGCCGCGATGATCACCATGTTCAGCGATCTCTACCGGGGCCACCCGTTCATCCGGGTTCCCGACGTCATTGCCGAAGTATCCAGCGACCGGGTCTTGACGATGACCTACCTCGACGGGATGGACTGGCCGCAAGCGCAACAGGCGGATCAAGACCTGAAAAACGTGTGGGCCGAGGTCATCGTGCGCTTCAGTCAAGGCAGCTTCCGGCACGCGAACCTCATGCATGCCGACCCTCATCCCGGCAACTACCGATTCGGCGACGACGGTACCGCCGGATTCCTGGACTTCGGCTGCGTGAAGGTACTCACCGAACGGAAACGCTGGCTACTCGTCGCGATGAATCGCGCCGTGATCGAGCGGCGCAAGGACGACTACCGCGACTTGATGGTGCAGGCCGGCTTCCTCGCCGCGGACTCCGACCTCACCGCCGACGAGCTTTATCAGTGGCAGTCGGAGATGCTCCGCGAGTCCATCACGGAGCACCAGCCGGCCACCTACACGCCCGAGGCCACCGGGCGCACCATCCGCGGATTGTTCGGCATTCGAAGCGCCGATCATCCGATGGCGCGGATGAACGCACCTGACGACTTCGTCTTCGCCGGCCGCGTCCTGCTCGCTCTCTGCGGTGTGCTCGTCGGCCTGACCGCCACTGGGCCCGCCCGGTCGATCATCGACGACATGGACGGTGTGGCCAAGCCGATTACCGAACTGGGCAAGCTGCACCACGCCTGGGTCCGCGAGCGACGTCTCCCGTCGGCCTTGGGTCGCCATGACCATCCCTGA
- a CDS encoding cytochrome P450, producing the protein MTIPDVPDFTEIPDTPATARLPWDAADPFSYYEHRGRREGDVVWEHGMRAWLVLGYQPVQQILSGAGWTSSPLANANTRDALRAVNRDILRSNILFTDGADHQRLRDSVRDVFTPAFIAGLHEGVEAIATETIDHIPAGVEFDFMAEIASPLPIAVVAAWMGLDVGTARLLGDESPAISRMINDVADTGAVEAGTAAFAALLAELLPLAADRRTNHRDDLLRYIAADPDLELDDVVTTAAIIGVAGHETTANLLGAAMIRLLKTRPNGVRPVDTIDTVDDRLVNELRLDGPVQAVARTATLDQIVGGVAVHAGEPAIAVIGAANRDPETFSWPNRFQVDRSGPAPLTFGFGPHYCLGAALARLQISVALQHILARRPVLCGDPTWRDTPTIRGLLCMRAMFEDD; encoded by the coding sequence ATGACCATCCCTGACGTCCCTGACTTCACCGAGATCCCCGACACTCCGGCGACCGCGCGGTTGCCGTGGGACGCGGCGGACCCCTTCTCCTACTACGAGCACCGAGGACGGCGCGAGGGTGACGTGGTCTGGGAACACGGGATGAGGGCGTGGCTCGTCCTCGGCTATCAGCCCGTGCAACAGATTCTGTCGGGGGCTGGCTGGACGAGCAGCCCGCTGGCGAACGCCAACACTCGGGATGCCCTCCGGGCGGTCAATCGAGATATATTGCGCAGCAATATCTTATTCACTGACGGCGCGGACCATCAGCGGCTGCGGGATTCGGTTCGCGACGTCTTCACCCCCGCCTTTATCGCCGGTCTGCACGAAGGCGTCGAAGCGATCGCCACGGAAACGATCGACCACATACCAGCCGGAGTCGAGTTCGACTTCATGGCCGAAATCGCCTCACCGCTACCGATCGCCGTGGTCGCGGCCTGGATGGGCCTCGATGTCGGCACGGCGCGATTGCTCGGTGACGAATCTCCGGCAATCAGCCGGATGATCAATGATGTCGCGGACACCGGCGCTGTCGAAGCCGGAACGGCGGCCTTCGCCGCGCTCCTTGCCGAGCTTCTCCCGCTGGCCGCCGACCGCCGCACCAACCACCGAGATGACCTGCTCAGATATATCGCCGCCGACCCGGACCTCGAACTCGACGACGTCGTCACCACCGCGGCGATCATCGGCGTCGCCGGACATGAAACGACAGCAAACCTGCTGGGCGCAGCCATGATTCGCCTCCTGAAGACCAGGCCAAACGGGGTGCGCCCCGTCGACACCATCGACACGGTCGACGATCGACTTGTCAACGAGCTGCGCCTTGACGGGCCCGTGCAAGCCGTGGCGCGTACCGCCACGCTCGACCAGATCGTCGGCGGCGTCGCGGTCCACGCCGGGGAGCCGGCCATCGCGGTCATCGGCGCCGCCAACCGCGATCCAGAGACGTTCAGCTGGCCCAACAGGTTTCAGGTGGACCGCTCCGGACCAGCGCCGCTGACATTCGGATTCGGACCGCATTACTGCTTGGGTGCCGCGCTCGCCCGGCTTCAAATTTCCGTTGCACTGCAACACATCCTGGCCCGTCGCCCGGTGCTCTGTGGCGACCCGACATGGCGGGACACCCCGACCATCCGCGGACTTCTGTGCATGCGGGCCATGTTCGAGGACGACTAG
- a CDS encoding sensor histidine kinase, translating into MSDRPALPRTRTPSLRRRLVLMVLGLLTILLLVLGVIIDVLIGIQTRRDLHDRLMSTTARADALAIANTPPDRVVAQLGGGGIRALLVTADGSTYGDRALAPDATTGPTVPPPPPGWVLPPSDWGTPPAGGWPPPPPPGWPPPPPGPPGWPPPPVPPGWPPPPPAESPDGTATVVVHPLPTGGRVILVADTTQTTALIRRLREVMIAGGLITLAVAGLLLTVVTRAALRPLDRLTTLAQAITTGDRGQRLRPDRAGTELGRAAAAFDGMLDALEASEQRARQFLADAAHELRTPIAGIRAAGEQILGTAAEDDDDERAQAQYHRVSLLLAESRRAGRLVADMLDLSRIDAGLTLDLADTDLVAIAEAERERAGVLSPDIVVTRTGEQTLPIRADRNRVAQILSNLVDNARRHTPSGGQIVIDVRLAQRQSRTPHAELTVTDSGPGISDGDRQRIFDRLVRLDTSRDRDHGGAGLGLPIARALARAHHGELSCLANDQGARFQLILPLHPDTP; encoded by the coding sequence ATGAGCGATCGCCCGGCACTGCCGCGGACCCGCACGCCGTCGTTGCGCCGGCGACTGGTGCTGATGGTCCTTGGCCTGCTCACCATCCTGCTGTTGGTGCTGGGCGTAATCATCGACGTGTTGATCGGGATCCAGACCCGCCGTGATCTTCACGATCGACTGATGTCCACGACCGCACGAGCCGACGCGCTGGCCATCGCGAACACCCCGCCCGACCGAGTGGTGGCACAACTGGGTGGCGGAGGAATCCGTGCACTGCTGGTCACCGCCGACGGATCGACCTACGGTGACCGTGCGCTCGCACCCGACGCCACCACCGGGCCGACTGTGCCACCGCCGCCACCGGGATGGGTTCTCCCGCCTAGTGATTGGGGCACACCCCCAGCGGGAGGCTGGCCGCCCCCGCCGCCACCAGGTTGGCCGCCGCCACCACCGGGACCACCGGGCTGGCCACCCCCACCCGTACCGCCGGGCTGGCCACCGCCGCCCCCGGCCGAGTCTCCGGACGGCACCGCCACCGTGGTGGTGCACCCGCTGCCGACGGGCGGGCGGGTGATCCTGGTCGCCGATACGACCCAAACCACCGCGCTGATCCGGCGATTGCGTGAAGTCATGATCGCCGGCGGTCTGATCACGCTCGCGGTGGCCGGGCTGCTGCTGACGGTGGTCACCCGCGCGGCGCTGCGACCGCTGGATCGGCTGACCACGTTGGCTCAAGCCATCACCACCGGCGACCGCGGCCAACGGCTACGACCCGACCGCGCCGGTACCGAACTCGGCCGCGCGGCAGCGGCTTTCGACGGCATGCTCGATGCCCTGGAAGCTTCCGAACAGCGCGCCCGGCAATTCCTGGCCGATGCCGCCCACGAACTGCGCACACCGATCGCCGGTATTCGTGCCGCCGGTGAGCAAATCCTGGGCACTGCAGCCGAAGACGACGACGACGAACGGGCCCAAGCGCAGTACCACCGCGTGTCGCTGCTGCTGGCCGAGTCGCGGCGGGCGGGCCGATTAGTCGCCGACATGCTCGACCTGAGCCGTATCGACGCCGGCCTGACACTAGATCTCGCGGACACCGACCTCGTTGCGATCGCGGAAGCCGAACGCGAACGGGCGGGCGTACTTTCGCCGGATATCGTCGTGACGCGCACCGGCGAGCAGACGCTACCGATTCGCGCTGACCGGAACCGGGTTGCTCAGATTCTGTCGAATCTGGTCGACAACGCGCGCCGGCATACCCCGTCCGGGGGCCAGATCGTGATCGACGTACGCCTCGCCCAACGCCAGTCCCGAACTCCACACGCCGAGTTGACCGTCACGGACTCCGGCCCCGGGATATCCGACGGGGATCGCCAGCGAATCTTCGATCGCCTCGTCCGACTTGATACCTCGCGCGATCGTGACCACGGCGGCGCCGGGCTGGGCCTGCCCATCGCCCGCGCCCTCGCGCGCGCCCACCATGGGGAGCTGAGCTGCCTGGCCAACGACCAGGGCGCACGCTTTCAGCTCATCCTGCCGTTACACCCCGACACACCATGA
- a CDS encoding response regulator transcription factor, translating to MSQSHRAPASGKPSAGLSAAARVLVVEDSEAIREMVGEALTHAGYLTKIRPDGGGLEDVLEGFRPDLVVLDVMMPGRDGFQLIDVIRDWGQAGIVLLTARDGLPDRLRGLDGGADDYVVKPFELAELISRVGAVLRRRGRLPAVMQCGDLTLDLDAAVATRRGSPLDLTGTELRLLGFLVEQRGRIVSAGQILTSLWGYDAYDANLVHVHISSLRRKLEAHGPRILHTVRGIGYRLQPTRP from the coding sequence ATGAGCCAATCCCATCGCGCACCGGCATCGGGGAAGCCGTCGGCCGGCTTGAGCGCCGCGGCGCGGGTTCTGGTCGTCGAGGACTCCGAGGCGATCCGCGAAATGGTCGGTGAGGCGTTGACCCACGCCGGATACCTCACCAAAATTCGGCCCGACGGAGGCGGCCTCGAAGACGTGCTGGAGGGTTTTCGGCCCGATCTCGTCGTGCTGGACGTGATGATGCCCGGTCGGGACGGCTTCCAATTGATTGACGTCATCCGCGATTGGGGCCAGGCGGGAATCGTGTTGCTCACCGCGCGAGACGGACTGCCCGACCGCTTGCGTGGTCTCGACGGCGGGGCAGACGACTACGTCGTCAAGCCCTTCGAGCTGGCCGAGCTGATCTCGCGGGTGGGGGCGGTGCTGCGCCGCCGCGGCCGGTTACCCGCGGTGATGCAGTGCGGCGACCTGACGCTGGACCTAGACGCGGCCGTGGCCACCCGAAGGGGATCGCCGCTGGACCTGACCGGCACCGAGCTGCGGCTGCTCGGCTTCCTGGTGGAGCAGCGCGGCCGCATCGTCAGCGCCGGACAGATCCTGACGTCGCTGTGGGGTTACGACGCGTACGACGCCAATCTGGTGCACGTGCACATCAGCAGCCTGCGTCGCAAACTGGAGGCCCACGGACCCCGCATCCTGCACACCGTCCGGGGCATCGGCTACCGCCTGCAACCAACCCGGCCATGA
- a CDS encoding ATP-binding protein, whose protein sequence is MSAEPSSAIPAQLSCAGTADPATASELRQTLRGWLRELPQASPEISQDIILGVNEALANCVEHAYRAADAIGIMRLQAGYDPAAKTISVCVSDRGTWQGRQSCRPQDPRASRGIILMHALADRCNIDTRPGGTTVWLDYSAPQQH, encoded by the coding sequence ATGAGTGCGGAGCCTTCATCGGCCATCCCGGCGCAGTTGAGTTGCGCGGGCACAGCCGACCCGGCCACCGCGTCCGAGTTGCGCCAAACCCTGCGAGGCTGGCTGCGGGAGTTGCCGCAAGCCTCTCCGGAAATCAGCCAGGACATCATTCTCGGCGTGAACGAGGCGCTCGCCAATTGCGTTGAACACGCCTACCGCGCCGCGGACGCGATCGGCATCATGAGACTTCAGGCCGGCTACGACCCCGCGGCGAAGACCATCAGCGTGTGTGTCAGCGATCGCGGAACCTGGCAAGGGCGCCAGTCGTGTCGACCTCAAGACCCTCGCGCGTCCCGCGGCATCATATTGATGCATGCCCTGGCGGATCGTTGCAACATCGACACTCGTCCCGGCGGCACCACGGTATGGCTTGATTATTCTGCACCTCAACAACATTGA
- a CDS encoding response regulator, with the protein MTSPHPIDVLLVEDDPGDELITREAFAHHKIANTLHVARDGAEGLDFLYRRGEFSEAPRPDLILLDLNLPKFNGRQVLQQVKSDPDLQDIPIVVLTTSSEQEDVLHSYNLHASAYVTKPVDLDQYMAAIRQIDNFFVRIVQLPPRH; encoded by the coding sequence ATGACGTCGCCTCATCCGATCGACGTACTGCTCGTCGAAGACGACCCTGGCGATGAGCTGATCACGCGAGAAGCGTTCGCGCACCACAAGATCGCCAATACGCTCCATGTCGCCCGTGACGGCGCCGAAGGGCTGGATTTCCTCTACCGCCGAGGCGAATTCAGTGAGGCGCCGCGACCCGATCTCATCTTGCTGGATCTCAACCTGCCCAAGTTCAACGGCCGCCAGGTTCTGCAACAAGTCAAGTCGGACCCTGATCTCCAAGACATCCCGATCGTCGTCCTCACCACGTCGTCTGAGCAGGAAGACGTCTTGCACAGCTACAACCTGCATGCCAGCGCCTATGTCACCAAGCCCGTTGACCTCGACCAGTACATGGCCGCCATCCGCCAGATCGACAACTTCTTCGTCCGGATCGTGCAATTGCCACCACGTCACTAG
- a CDS encoding DUF732 domain-containing protein — MRDRETIDSELRRAALRRQSLREQGRKPSSREADELLDELLAHSSDASYAAPVTTRESDLFVPDAWLLQERTTKTKPRRRKGALRRVGLLAALPLSLIAIVAAAVVMLAVHHESSTAMQPEAQPTETPPSGAPAKPLAPQVPAPRIDVADAALVDVLKHEGVPVPSQEYVTAQGHAVCDFLAQQRSFSDAVGFVQRSSIWDANQSTEVAAGAIVAYCPQSRPAVADPMQPAYQNTLSDLQAIEGKLQGIQDDLHGIQGGLDGLPGHP, encoded by the coding sequence ATGCGCGACCGAGAGACCATCGACTCGGAATTGCGGCGCGCCGCCTTAAGGCGCCAATCGCTTCGCGAGCAGGGTCGGAAACCGTCGTCGCGAGAGGCCGACGAACTACTCGACGAGCTCCTGGCGCACAGCTCGGATGCGTCCTACGCCGCCCCGGTGACGACGCGCGAAAGTGATCTGTTTGTCCCCGACGCGTGGTTGTTGCAAGAGCGCACCACCAAGACAAAGCCCCGTCGGCGTAAGGGTGCGCTGCGCCGCGTTGGGCTCCTTGCGGCGTTGCCGCTATCCCTGATTGCGATCGTCGCCGCGGCGGTGGTGATGTTGGCGGTGCACCACGAGAGTTCGACGGCGATGCAGCCGGAAGCGCAGCCGACGGAGACTCCGCCATCGGGCGCGCCGGCCAAGCCGTTGGCGCCGCAAGTCCCGGCGCCGCGTATCGACGTTGCCGACGCGGCGCTCGTCGACGTATTGAAGCACGAGGGTGTGCCGGTTCCCAGTCAGGAGTATGTGACGGCACAGGGACACGCGGTCTGTGACTTTCTGGCCCAGCAACGCAGTTTCTCGGATGCAGTCGGGTTCGTGCAGCGATCGTCGATTTGGGATGCCAACCAGAGCACCGAGGTCGCCGCGGGTGCCATCGTCGCGTACTGCCCCCAATCTCGACCCGCCGTCGCGGACCCGATGCAGCCGGCCTATCAGAACACTCTCTCTGATCTGCAGGCGATCGAAGGGAAACTGCAAGGCATCCAAGACGATCTGCACGGTATTCAGGGTGGCCTGGACGGCCTGCCGGGCCACCCGTGA
- the phoP gene encoding two-component system response regulator PhoP: protein MTAVPHVDTKPEARVLVVDDEVNIVELLSVSLKFQGFEVATATNGAQALDRAREARPDAVILDVMMPGMDGFGVLRRLRADGIDAPALFLTARDSLQDKIAGLTLGGDDYVTKPFSLEEVVARLRVILRRAGKGTVEKPNARLTFADIELDEETHEVWKAGEPVSLSPTEFTLLRYFVINAGTVLSKPKILDHVWRYDFGGDVNVVESYVSYLRRKIDTGEKRLLHTLRGVGYVLREPR, encoded by the coding sequence ATGACAGCGGTACCCCACGTCGACACTAAACCGGAAGCGCGAGTCCTCGTTGTTGACGACGAAGTCAATATCGTCGAGTTGCTCTCCGTAAGTCTCAAGTTCCAGGGATTCGAGGTTGCCACCGCGACCAACGGTGCCCAGGCGCTGGACCGTGCGCGTGAGGCGCGGCCCGACGCGGTGATCCTCGACGTGATGATGCCCGGGATGGACGGCTTCGGGGTGCTGCGCCGGCTACGCGCCGACGGCATCGATGCGCCGGCGCTGTTCCTGACGGCTCGCGATTCCTTGCAGGACAAGATCGCGGGCCTGACCCTGGGCGGCGACGACTACGTGACCAAGCCGTTCAGTCTGGAGGAGGTCGTCGCCCGGCTGCGGGTGATCCTGCGACGTGCCGGTAAGGGAACCGTCGAGAAGCCGAACGCTCGATTGACTTTCGCCGACATCGAGCTCGACGAGGAAACCCACGAAGTATGGAAGGCCGGCGAACCGGTGTCGTTGTCGCCGACCGAATTCACATTGTTGCGCTATTTCGTGATCAACGCCGGCACGGTGCTGAGCAAGCCGAAAATCCTTGACCACGTTTGGCGCTACGACTTCGGCGGCGACGTGAATGTCGTCGAGTCCTACGTGTCTTATCTGCGGCGAAAGATCGATACCGGCGAGAAGCGGCTGCTGCATACCCTGCGCGGGGTGGGCTATGTGCTGCGGGAGCCGCGCTGA